A portion of the Cyanobium sp. PCC 7001 genome contains these proteins:
- the crtL gene encoding lycopene beta cyclase, translated as MTPPESRSDVAIPASPCSDVLVIGAGPAGLCIAAALAAEGLQVAVLSDADPQAPWPNTYGIWGEEVDSLGLAHLLGHRWSHTVSYFGPGEADPGGPGNQPVLHGRDYGLFDKVRLQAHWLEQARRLGVRWHRGEAVGLAFEGERGAQEPAGVSVVTTAAGERLRARLVLDASGHRSALVQRPDEGPVAGQAAYGVVGRFTAAPVEPDQFVLMDFRCDHLSPEQRSEPPSFLYAMDLGEGRYFVEETSLALAPPLPFDTLRQRLELRLAHRGVAISAVEHEEFCLFPMNLPLPDRQQPLLAFGGAAAMVHPASGYLVGALLRRAPGLARAVAAACADGQASPATLAAAGWAGLWPQELRRKHALYQFGLDKLMRFPEARLRAFFATFFALPEPQWSGFLTNTLSVPQLLAAMLRLFALAPWEVRLGLLGLQGREAARLGRLLRP; from the coding sequence TTGACGCCACCGGAGAGCCGCAGCGACGTCGCCATCCCGGCCTCCCCCTGCAGCGATGTGCTGGTGATCGGGGCCGGGCCCGCCGGACTCTGCATCGCCGCGGCCCTGGCCGCCGAGGGACTGCAGGTGGCGGTGCTCAGCGACGCCGATCCTCAGGCTCCCTGGCCCAACACCTACGGCATCTGGGGCGAGGAGGTGGACAGCCTCGGCCTGGCCCATCTGCTGGGCCATCGCTGGAGCCACACCGTGAGTTATTTCGGCCCGGGCGAGGCCGACCCGGGCGGGCCCGGCAATCAGCCGGTTCTGCATGGCCGCGACTACGGACTGTTCGACAAGGTCCGGCTGCAGGCCCACTGGCTCGAGCAGGCCAGGCGGCTGGGAGTGCGCTGGCATCGGGGCGAGGCGGTGGGCCTGGCGTTCGAGGGCGAGCGCGGAGCCCAGGAACCCGCCGGAGTGAGTGTGGTGACCACGGCGGCCGGGGAGCGGCTGCGGGCCCGGCTGGTGCTCGATGCCAGCGGCCACCGGTCGGCCCTGGTGCAACGTCCCGATGAGGGGCCGGTGGCGGGGCAGGCGGCCTACGGCGTGGTGGGTCGCTTCACGGCCGCGCCGGTGGAGCCCGACCAGTTCGTGCTGATGGACTTCCGCTGCGATCACCTCAGCCCGGAACAGCGCTCCGAGCCGCCCTCCTTCCTCTATGCCATGGACCTGGGCGAGGGGCGCTACTTCGTGGAGGAGACCTCCCTGGCCCTGGCGCCGCCGTTGCCCTTCGACACCCTGCGCCAGCGGCTGGAGCTTCGCCTCGCCCATCGCGGTGTGGCGATCAGCGCCGTGGAGCACGAGGAGTTCTGCCTGTTTCCGATGAACCTGCCCCTGCCGGATCGTCAGCAGCCGCTGCTGGCCTTCGGGGGAGCGGCGGCGATGGTGCATCCCGCCAGCGGCTATCTGGTGGGGGCCCTGCTGCGCCGCGCCCCCGGCCTGGCCCGGGCCGTGGCGGCCGCCTGCGCCGATGGCCAGGCTTCGCCGGCCACGCTGGCGGCCGCGGGCTGGGCCGGCCTCTGGCCCCAGGAGCTGCGGCGCAAGCATGCCCTCTACCAGTTCGGCCTGGACAAGCTGATGCGCTTTCCGGAGGCCCGGCTGCGGGCCTTCTTCGCCACCTTCTTCGCGCTGCCGGAGCCGCAGTGGTCTGGCTTTCTCACCAACACCCTGAGCGTGCCCCAGCTGCTGGCGGCAATGCTGCGGCTGTTCGCCCTGGCCCCGTGGGAGGTGCGGCTGGGCCTGCTGGGCCTGCAGGGCCGGGAGGCGGCGCGGCTCGGGCGGCTGCTGCGCCCCTGA
- the gyrA gene encoding DNA gyrase subunit A, which translates to MADPTDPNGDSRIIQTDLRNEMSRSYLEYAMSVIVGRALPDARDGLKPVHRRILYAMYELGLTSDRPYRKCARVVGEVLGKYHPHGDTAVYDALVRMAQDFNMRLPLVDGHGNFGSVDGDPPAAMRYTESRLQALTTDALLEDIEAETVDFADNFDGSQQEPTVMPARIPQLLLNGSTGIAVGMATNIPPHNLTELIDGLLALIADPDVEDRQLMAIIPGPDFPTGGQILGRRGIRETYTTGRGSVTMRGVASVETIEAKGRPDRDAIIITELPFQTNKASLIERIAELVNDKKLDGISDIRDESDRDGMRIVIELRRDAYPQVVLNNLFKLTPLQNNFSAYMLALVKGEPVLLTLRKMLEVFLEFRVETIERRTRFLLRKAEERDHILLGLLIALDSLDAIIALIRAAADTASARSELVAQFGLTEIQADAILQMQLRRLTALEADKIRLEHEDLLAKITDYKDILARRERVFGIITDELGAIRNRYLSPRRTEILDLEGGLEDIDLIANERSVVLLTETGYLKRMPVSEFEATSRGTRGKAGTRSQGEEAVKLFISCNDHDNLLLFSDRGVVYAVPAYRVPICSRAAKGTPIVQLLPIPREEQITSLLAVSAFSEEAMLVMLTSGGYIKRTRLSAFSNIRSNGLIAISLEDGDDLRWVRLALPGDSVLIGSLKGMTIHFRLTDEELRPLGRTARGVRAMNLRAGDQLVSMDVLSAELADRVASSSDSAGLEESEPEELVADEVAAEEVAVSEGPWVLVASAAGLGKRVPVDQFRLQKRAGMGLRAIKFRRDGDTLVGLKVLGAGEEVLLVSERGVIVRTEADAIPQQSRAATGVRLQRLDAGDRLVEVVLVPPAASEDELDAAVDAELDAAVDAEAQDPAD; encoded by the coding sequence ATGGCGGATCCCACCGACCCCAACGGCGATTCGCGAATCATCCAGACCGATCTTCGCAACGAGATGTCGCGCTCCTATCTGGAGTATGCGATGAGCGTGATCGTGGGCCGGGCCCTGCCCGATGCCCGCGATGGCCTCAAGCCGGTGCACCGGCGCATCCTCTATGCCATGTATGAGCTGGGTCTCACCAGCGACAGGCCTTACCGCAAGTGTGCCCGTGTGGTGGGCGAGGTGCTGGGCAAATACCACCCCCACGGCGACACAGCGGTGTACGACGCCCTGGTTCGCATGGCACAGGACTTCAACATGCGCCTGCCGCTGGTGGACGGCCACGGCAATTTCGGCTCGGTGGATGGTGATCCGCCGGCCGCCATGCGGTACACCGAATCGCGGCTGCAGGCGCTCACCACCGATGCCCTGCTGGAGGACATCGAGGCCGAAACGGTGGACTTCGCCGACAACTTCGATGGGTCCCAGCAGGAACCCACCGTGATGCCGGCTCGGATTCCCCAGCTGCTGCTGAACGGCTCCACGGGAATTGCCGTGGGGATGGCCACCAACATCCCGCCCCACAACCTCACGGAACTGATCGATGGCCTGCTGGCGCTGATCGCCGACCCCGATGTGGAGGATCGGCAGCTGATGGCTATCATCCCGGGCCCCGATTTCCCCACCGGAGGCCAGATCCTCGGGCGCCGCGGCATCCGCGAGACCTACACCACCGGCCGTGGTTCGGTGACGATGCGGGGGGTGGCCTCGGTGGAGACGATCGAGGCGAAAGGGCGGCCGGATCGTGACGCCATCATCATCACCGAACTGCCGTTCCAGACCAACAAGGCCTCGCTGATCGAGCGGATCGCCGAGCTGGTGAACGACAAGAAACTCGACGGCATTTCCGACATCCGCGATGAGTCGGACCGCGATGGCATGCGCATTGTGATCGAGCTGCGCCGCGATGCCTATCCGCAGGTGGTGCTGAACAACCTGTTCAAACTCACCCCGCTGCAGAACAACTTCAGCGCCTACATGCTCGCCCTGGTGAAGGGGGAGCCGGTGCTGCTCACCCTCCGCAAGATGCTGGAGGTGTTCCTGGAATTCCGGGTCGAGACGATCGAACGTCGCACCCGGTTCCTGTTGCGCAAGGCGGAGGAACGCGACCACATCCTGCTGGGCCTGCTGATCGCGCTGGACAGCCTCGATGCGATCATCGCCCTGATCCGTGCCGCCGCCGACACGGCTTCCGCCCGCAGTGAACTGGTGGCTCAGTTCGGCCTCACCGAGATCCAGGCGGACGCGATCCTGCAGATGCAGCTTCGCCGGCTCACGGCCCTGGAGGCCGACAAGATCCGGCTCGAGCATGAGGATCTGCTCGCCAAGATCACCGACTACAAGGACATCCTGGCCCGGCGGGAACGGGTGTTCGGCATCATCACCGATGAGCTCGGCGCCATCCGCAACCGCTACCTCTCGCCGCGCCGCACCGAGATCCTCGACCTCGAGGGAGGCCTGGAGGACATCGACCTGATCGCCAATGAGCGGTCGGTGGTGCTGCTCACCGAAACCGGCTATCTCAAGCGGATGCCGGTGAGCGAGTTCGAGGCCACCAGCCGCGGCACCCGCGGCAAGGCCGGCACCCGCAGCCAGGGTGAGGAGGCCGTGAAGCTGTTCATCAGCTGCAACGACCACGACAACCTCCTGCTGTTCAGTGATCGGGGCGTCGTGTATGCCGTGCCGGCCTACCGGGTGCCGATCTGCAGCCGCGCGGCCAAGGGCACGCCGATCGTGCAGCTGCTGCCCATCCCCCGTGAGGAGCAGATCACGTCGCTGCTGGCCGTGAGCGCCTTCAGCGAGGAGGCGATGCTGGTGATGCTCACCAGTGGCGGCTACATCAAGCGCACCCGGCTTTCCGCCTTCAGCAACATCCGCTCCAACGGGCTGATCGCCATCTCCCTGGAAGACGGCGACGATCTGCGCTGGGTGCGTCTGGCCCTTCCCGGCGACAGCGTGCTGATCGGCTCGCTCAAGGGCATGACCATTCATTTCCGCCTCACCGACGAGGAACTGCGTCCCCTCGGCCGCACGGCCCGGGGCGTGCGCGCCATGAACCTGCGCGCGGGCGACCAGCTGGTGAGCATGGATGTGCTGTCCGCCGAACTGGCGGACCGGGTGGCCAGCTCCTCCGATTCGGCCGGGCTCGAGGAGTCGGAGCCGGAGGAGCTGGTGGCCGATGAGGTGGCGGCCGAGGAGGTGGCGGTCAGCGAGGGGCCCTGGGTGCTGGTGGCCAGCGCGGCCGGCCTGGGCAAGCGGGTGCCGGTGGATCAGTTCCGCCTGCAGAAGCGGGCCGGTATGGGGCTGCGGGCCATCAAGTTCCGCCGCGACGGCGACACCCTCGTGGGCCTCAAGGTGCTCGGCGCCGGGGAGGAGGTGCTGCTGGTGAGCGAGCGCGGGGTGATCGTGCGCACGGAGGCCGACGCCATTCCGCAGCAGTCGCGGGCGGCCACTGGCGTGCGCCTGCAGCGGCTCGATGCGGGCGATCGGCTGGTGGAGGTGGTGCTGGTGCCGCCGGCGGCCAGCGAGGACGAGTTGGACGCTGCGGTGGATGCCGAGCTGGACGCTGCGGTGGATGCCGAGGCCCAGGACCCAGCGGATTGA